The proteins below come from a single Mya arenaria isolate MELC-2E11 chromosome 8, ASM2691426v1 genomic window:
- the LOC128242899 gene encoding ubiquitin carboxyl-terminal hydrolase 10-like encodes MGSFEKDIVFGEFEDLLCQDPDEHAKVFNILHGQTRQAPIKVEFPWDKDEDSEACGGSHEIPVKSWAEEEISFMDDRHMPVYQPTDMHSGITFGEVSAPFTDLGPYQGQRVLHQYNHNPYEGQGIAPAMMNTGLIDESEDFANQQSKLKSSLKPYERRNKKKRPPDYYKQTESFKEHGYPQHTMSAVPVPIIPTDFSVPPPGHPALFRAGPDPRITATNIGGPNVTLGPNGSNPNAFSVQPVIPPGNLLHNTQGGNIGMPVGMASFPDPRTMGHDPNHGARLPSQTPSPNVNYQSDELMEVVVDNSDKNVYNDSSVHIPDRTVSYQNQDHDRTRFEKNVVGANYASESSNSVNVLSHSDMFKNQEMSAVTNSNKDVGARVTRVDVSIKDAPFVESSSPVQTVQETNSIKGRQPIIQNEHVDNTTINQEVCEKCVGDEETTEAARDETNSANDEIGAKQSENLKNVKEILEPGLASEPAPKPEAPKLSSWASLFKGKTGNTAGDGQGLKSYREENTAENHGKEERPGLESPPCTVSAAEDSAAKDLGELISRMSISHGTVALQPRGLVNKGNWCYINGTLQALIACPPFYNLLRGLPRYPALSRGPSSTPILDSLVEFVHEFHPMSRNNADKGQPKGTRDITPGPSFEPTYVYRMLQVIAVNPHFKLGKQEDAEEFLSCILDGMHEEMSAAVNLNCQSEHTDDEQGEEGQTNGFVAADEPADEDAWEQVGPKKKSVFTRTANFSKSPIADIFAGILRSAVYKTSAKETATLQPFFTLQLDIQSERVWSVQDALEELVSKEQISGYTCPSTNAEVDVSKKLSLEELPPVLILHLKCFVYNKDGGSQKLMKKVDYKVELEITKDLLSPNARNKLSIQQRSYKLFAVVYHHGKKSTGGGHYTTNVFHPGITGWVNFDDSNVKTVTVNQVLRYAPPRVPYLLYYRRLDSQRD; translated from the exons gaTATTGTATTCGGGGAGTTTGAAGATTTATTATGTCAGGATCCTGATGAGCATGCAAAAGTCTTCAACATCCTTCATGGACAGACACGTCAGGCACCAATAAAAGTAGAG ttcCCATGGGATAAAGATGAGGATAGTGAGGCTTGTGGAG GGAGCCATGAAATCCCTGTAAAATCCTGGGCTGAGGAGGAAATCTCCTTCATGGATGACAGACACATGCCAGTGTACCAGCCCACTGACATGCATTCTGGTATCACATTTGGGGAAGTGTCAGCCCCATTTACAGACCTGGGTCCATACCAAGGCCAACGTGTACTGCATCAGTACAATCATAACCCATATGAGGGGCAAGGGATAGCACCAGCTATGATGAACACTGGTTTAATTGATGAAAGTGAAGATTTTGCCAACCAACAGTCAAAACTTAAATCTAGTTTGAAACCATATGAAAGAAGAAACAAAAAGAAACGTCCCCCAgattattacaaacaaacagAATCCTTTAAAGAACATGGCTATCCCCAGCACACAATGTCTGCAGTGCCAGTTCCCATCATTCCCACAGACTTTTCTGTCCCACCCCCAGGACACCCCGCCTTGTTTAGAGCTGGCCCAGACCCCAGAATCACTGCTACAAACATTGGTGGTCCTAATGTTACATTGGGGCCAAATGGATCTAATCCAAATGCCTTTAGTGTTCAGCCAGTTATTCCTCCAGGTAACCTGTTACATAACACACAAGGTGGGAATATTGGAATGCCTGTGGGCATGGCTAGTTTCCCTGACCCCAGAACAATGGGACACGATCCCAACCATGGTGCAAGACTTCCATCCCAAACACCCAGCCCTAATGTTAATTATCAAAGTGACGAACTCATGGAAGTCGTTGTGGATAATagtgataaaaatgtttataacgACAGTTCAGTCCACATTCCAGATAGAACTGTCTCCTATCAGAATCAAGACCATGATCGGACTAGATTTGAAAAGAATGTAGTTGGTGCAAATTATGCGAGTGAAAGTAGTAACAGTGTTAATGTGTTATCTCATTCTGATATGTTCAAAAATCAAGAAATGTCTGCCGTGACTAATTCTAATAAAGACGTTGGAGCAAGGGTCACTAGAGTGGATGTATCAATTAAAGATGCTCCTTTTGTGGAGAGTTCTAGTCCAGTTCAAACTGTGCAAGAAACTAATAGCATTAAAGGTAGACAGccaattattcaaaatgaacaCGTTGATAATACAACTATAAACCAAGAGGTCTGTGAAAAATGTGTCGGTGATGAAGAAACCACAGAGGCAGCTAGGGATGAAACAAACAGTGCAAATGATGAAATCGGTGCAAAACAatctgaaaatttaaaaaatgtgaaagAAATTCTAGAACCTGGACTAGCTTCAGAACCAGCTCCTAAACCAGAGGCACCTAAGCTATCCTCGTGGGCAAGTTTGTTTAAAGGCAAGACAGGTAACACAGCTGGTGATGGGCAGGGGTTGAAGAGTTACAGGGAGGAAAACACAGCCGAGAATCATGGGAAAGAGGAGAGACCCGGGCTAGAGTCACCTCCCTGTACCGTTTCTGCTGCTGAAGACAGCGCAGCTAAGGACCTGGGAG AGCTGATATCACGCATGTCCATCAGTCACGGGACAGTGGCCCTCCAACCTCGAGGCCTGGTGAACAAGGGAAACTGGTGCTACATCAACGGG ACCCTGCAGGCCCTGATAGCGTGCCCACCGTTTTACAACCTGTTGCGGGGCCTTCCTCGCTACCCTGCTTTGTCACGAGGCCCTTCCTCCACTCCCATTCTCGACTCACT TGTGGAGTTTGTTCATGAGTTTCACCCCATGTCCAGAAACAATGCTGACAAAG GTCAACCCAAGGGAACACGTGATATCACCCCGGGGCCATCGTTTGAACCAACCTATGTGTACAGGATGCTGCAAGTCATTGCTGTTAATCCACATTTCAAG TTGGGAAAGCAAGAAGATGCTGAGGAATTTCTCAGCTGTATTCTCGATGGAATGCACGAAGAAATGTCAGCTGCTGTCAACCTCAACTGCCAGTCTGAACATACAG ACGATGAGCAAGGGGAGGAGGGTCAGACGAATGGTTTTGTTGCGGCAGACGAGCCTGCAGACGAGGATGCCTGGGAGCAGGTCGGACCAAAGAAAAAGTCCGTTTTCACACGCACG gCTAATTTTTCCAAGAGTCCGATAGCCGACATATTTGCGGGGATTTTGCGTTCAGCTGTGTACAAGACCTCTGCCAAGGAGACGGCCACACTCCAGCCATTCTTCACACTGCAGCTGGACATACAG TCTGAGCGAGTGTGGTCGGTTCAAGATGCACTGGAGGAGTTGGTTAGCAAGGAACAGATCAGTGGCTACACCTGTCCTAGCACAAACGCTgag GTTGATGTCAGTAAGAAGCTGTCCCTAGAAGAGCTGCCCCCTGTGCTGATCCTTCATCTCAAGTGTTTCGTTTACAACAAAGATGGCGGCTCACAGAAGCTCATGAAGAAGGTCGACTACAAGGTTGAACTGGAAATCACTAAAG ACCTGTTGTCACCGAATGCCCGCAACAAACTCTCCATTCAGCAAAGATCGTACAAGCTGTTTGCAG TTGTTTACCACCATGGGAAGAAGTCTACAGGCGGTGGCCACTACACAACCAACGTGTTTCACCCTGGCATCACTGGCTGGGTGAACTTCGACGACAGTAATGTAAAAACTGTCACAGTTAATCAGGTGCTGCGGTACGCCCCACCCAGGGTACCGTACCTCCTTTACTACAGGAGGCTTGATAGCCAGAGAGACTAG